Part of the Candidatus Eisenbacteria bacterium genome is shown below.
GAAGAGTGGTTCAGGTTCTACGAGGTTGAGCCGGACTGGAGCAAGATGGATTTCTTCATAGGGTGCGACCCTGCGGCTACGAGCAGAGAAGCACTCCTTCAGGGCAAGAAGGCGGAGACTGACTGGTGGACCATAGTGGTTGGAGCAAGGAAGAAGGAGTCTCAAGGAGAGTGGGGAGCAGAGGTTTATCTCAAAGAGCTATGGAGAGCTCGCTGCACCAAGCAGGAGTACCTGGATGCGCTCAAAGGGTTCAATGAGCGATACCATCCTTTGAGAGTCGTTATAGAGACGGTGGCGGCGCAGGAGTACTTAGCCCAGGATGCAGAGAGGTGGATGCCGGTCGAGAGGCTAAAGAGGACGACTGACAAGGTTGCGAGGTCATACTGGCTACAGCCCTTCTTTGAGAACGGGCAGATTCTGATGCCGGCGAAGCATACGGTGAGTGATTACACACTCTGGCAGGCGTTGGTGGATGAGCTGGTGCTGTTCCCGCAGGGGGAGCATGATGACCTTTTTGATGGGCTGCAAACAATGGTCGAGGGAGCGACGACCGGCCCAACAGTGAGAGCCTACCAGTACTCGCCGTTTCCGCGGTTCTAGGCATGTGACACGCGTTGTTTCCATTGTGTTAGCGATACTTTGGTGATATAATGCATGCTTGCATCAGGCGAATGCAGCTGAAGGCGTAGCCCTTGAGATCATGCTCCAAGCGGCAGGAGAGTGTACTGATCCAGAGTGGTTTGCGGCAATTGGCTTGGATTCCAAAGTCGTTCCCCACAGGTGTTGATCGACGGTGAAGACTACTTGGATATTCTCTCTGAAACGGGACGAAAGAGGACCCCAAAGGGCGTGTTCTCCAGTGCATGGAGCGGGGGATCTCAGAGAAGAAGATGACTGAAGAATTCTCAGTGTCACAAAGGCTACAGCAAGGAGATTGACGATGCGGGTGTCTCGCTCACGATTAGCAGTCAACTGCCTCGTTGCGTTTCTATTTCTTGTAATCGGCTCGAGCCCCGTCTTTTCCCAAAATCAGTTAGTCCTAGCGACTGGTGGGAAGGAAGGGACATATTTCGCTCTAGGCGAAGGAATCAAACGAGTTCTTGAACGCGAAATACCCAATTTGGATGTTGTCGTAGTTCAAACAGAAGGGTCCGTCCAAAATGCCGAGCTGATGACCGCCGGTGCCGCGCAGCTAGCTCTTATGCAGAATGACGTGGCGTACAATTTCTATAAGGGCGAGAGGATATTCAAATTTCCCTCAGATAAGGTCAAGGGACTGGCTGCCTTGTATACAGAGATCATCCAGATAGTATGCAGGAAGGAATTGGGCATTACCAGACTATCAGATCTGAGAGGCAAGACGATTGCCGTCGGACCGCGAGGTAGCGGTACCGAGTTCAACGCCGCCGCAATTCTAGACGCCGTTGGAATAAGATACGAAGACATAGAGGAAAGGTTTATCTCCTTCGAAGAGGCGAAATACTCCATCTTGGCAGGGACAATTGATGCCGCATTCATAACAGCAGGAATTCCAACCGCTGCCGTGCGAGACATGGCTCATTCCATCGTGTTCATTCCTATCGACATAGGCACCATCGATAAGATCCGGCGTGCATATCCGTATTTCGTGTCGGCGAGCATTCCTGCTACCTCGTATCCAAGCCAGAATAAGGAAATTCCTAGTGTTGGCGTGAGAGCGTTACTGGTCGCAAGCGCGAATCTCAAGCCTAGGCTTGCTAAGCAAATAACGGCCGCAATCTTCAAGAGAGTCGATATGTTAGCGGAGGCCCATCCGGTCGCATCCGAAGTAAAACTAAGGGATGCACGGTGGGGAATGCCTATTCCGCTGCACCGGGGGGCTCAAGACTACTACGAAGGTCAAGGCCTAGCTGAACGTGATTTCTCTGTCTATTTGAGGCCTTTCTTTCTTCCACTTCTTGTCTGCCTCGTGGTTGTGATTGTCTTGATCAAGTACAGGCAGGACCTGAGAACGATCCTGACTAGGCGTGTTTTCATAAGGCTTCTCCTGGTGTTTATCATTATGTATGTGTTGGCAACGATCGGCATTCACTTATTTGAAAGAGAGGTGAATCAAAGCTTTAGGACACTCTATGAGTCCTTCTGGTCGACAATGGTATTTGTTCTGAGTGGCCTTGATCTGGGTATCCCTGTAACAAAGTGGGGACGACTGTTTTCTGCACTAATACTTATCTCAAGTATGGGGATATTCGGCATGATCGTCGCACAGGTTGGGAGCATTCTCGCCAGAAAGGGGGAGGTAAAAATGTCCGGAAACATAAGCGGCCATATAGTGATATGTAATTGGAATGAGAAAGGGGAAAGAGTAGTTCATGAGTTACATTCCACAGATGGAAAGTCTGAAATACCCATAATTGTGATCACGAAGAATAGACCCAGTAATGAGCAGGACGATTTGAGAACCAACTATCCTGAAGAGTACAGCAATGTGGAGTTCAGAGAGAGCGATCCGTCTCTGGAGCAAGTTCTTGAAGCCGCAAATGCGCATCGCGCAAAAAGCGTAATCATCTTGGCCGACGAAAAGAGCTCCGATCCTGATGCAGCTTCTGCCCTTATTGCACTTTCTGTCAAGCATCTATGGGGAGAACGAGTGCCAAAAGAGAGACGCAGCGATGCCAAGGGTCAGTTGGATGTAATGGACAAACAGGAAGACTCACAAGAAAGTGAGGAGAAGAGCAAATCTAGGAAACCCCACATCGTGGCCGAAGCAGTGAATCATCGCAGGATGGAAAGTCTGAAGAATGCTGGTGTAGACGAGGTGATCTGTGCATCAGACTTCGGGATAGGAATTCTGGCACAATGCGCACTATATCGAAAGCTCTCAGAATGCTATCAACAGCTCCTTTGTTATTCAGACGAAACATGTGAACTTTACCTCGTTGACGATCCGAACGTCAGCAACTCATTGGATGGCAAAACGTTTCAGGAGGCCGCTCACCACTTCATCGAAAATAGGAACCCGGACAATCCAACGATACTAATCGGTTTCAGGCGGGGTGACAAGATTGTTTTGAACCCGAGGGAGAGTGGAACTGAGAAGGAGTACTTACGATTTCGCAGAGAGGACTGCCCGATATTCCTCTCATATAGGTGTCCAAAGCCAGACGACATGCATCTTGGCATTGGGTCAAGAAGTTGAGGCTTTGCTGCACTGGCGGTAGCTCTCCGAGGTCACTTGTGTAGAAACGACATGAGCCGCATTCAGCCCTGAAAGGACCGACCTATGAGTGTTCAGATTGTCATTATTGAACGGACGGGAAACGCTGCAGTCGTGAGGTGTGGCAGCTGTAACGGTAGTGGCGAGAGCCGTCATCATTCGTACTGCAAAGCATGCAATGGCGCCGGACACGTCACAATCGTTTGCGAGGATCCTGGTACACCCATTCTCAAATGCGGGAGTTGTGAGGGGCGAGGTGAAAGCCGCCATCATGCCTATTGCGAGGCATGCGGTGGCACAGGGGTTGTACCGGCATATGGCGAATTCACGATTCGAAAGGCCAAGAAGGCTGATTGAAGGGCTAACCCTTATGATGCCTCCGCGCGTCAAGGGGGCAAGCTCGGCCGGGACCGGCGACTTCGTGGCCACGCGGAAGATGGTACTGCTCCACTAGTATGGATCTGGCTGGAGTCAAGCGTATTTTTTTTGAGAGGAGAGCGATTTACCGACGATCATCAGGCTAGTATTCGTGTGTTGGTTACCACATCTTCTTCAGTTCGTCCGGAGCTGCCTCTGTCTGAGCACGCGGGTTAGGGTTTAGGCCGTACCGCACATCGCAGGCGAGGATTCTCCTATCGTACAGCTCTCCTCTCTTTATGGTTGAGCGGCGTCTCAGTTAGTCTGAGGCGCTGCTTTCATAATGGCCCACACGAAGCCGCAGAGTTCACGAGCTACTGCTGTGATGGCGACGTGCAGGTGTTTTTTGTGGCTTAGATAGTAGAACCTCCTTGATAGACGATGTTGGGCTTTTAGGGCTATTGCCACGATTTCAGGTGATTGTCCCTGCCTGCGTCTGTTGAGGATGAGGTCGGCACCTGCGTTATGTCTGTTATTCCAGGCTGCTTCTATGAGTATGCGTCTTGCGTATCCGTTGCCGGCCTTGGTGATGGGGCCCTTTCGCTCTCGGTCTCCAGAGGAGTGCTCACTGGGGACGAGACCGAAGTATGCCATTAGAGCCCTTGGGGAGCGGAAGCGATGGATGTCGTCTATCTCGGAGAGCAGCGTCATCGCAGTTAAGATCTTTACTCCTCTGAGGCAGCAGAGGGCATTTACGTATTTGTTGTACGGCGGTTGCTGAGAGAACATGTCAATGTCTCGGTCGAGGGCGTTGCGTTGCATTTCCAGGTACTCGAAGTGTTCGAGTTCAGCGGTGAGGGCTGTCTTGAGAGGGCCTTCGAGTCGATGCCGTAGTTCAGTGAGCCAGAGCTTGTGCTTCTTGGTCCAGAGTGATTTGCCATCCCTGTAGATGAGCCCTTGGGCTAGGAGGATAGAGCAGATACGTCGTTTTGTGGACTTGCATTGTTCCTGATAGCTGTAGCGTAGCCTGATGAGCTGACGCACAGCCTCGTGGTCCTCCGCTGGCACGTGGATCGGGGTGAGGTGACCGTTTCGATAGAGTTTAGCCAGCATTACTGCGTCGAGTCTGTCTGTTTTCCTATGGTCACCTAGTTTGCGTGGAATGAGTGAGGGCGCGATGATGTCGCAGTGGAAGCCGTCTCGCTTGAGCACTCTGTGGAGGACGTAGCCTGCACAAGAAGCTTCGTAGCAGGCCCTGACCGGAGCTTTCTCCGACAAGCGACGGAAGAGACGTCTCACCTTCATGAGATCGCCTGACATCTTGACGACCTGGGTATCGTTGCTGTCGTCCTCAAGGACGGCGGCTGTGATAGAATCCATGTGGACATCGAGACCTACCCATATATACTTGGACTCAGACATGGCTGGGCTCCTTTCCTTCTTGAGTGTGTTCAGACACTCATGTGGCTCTGGTCGGAACGGTTAGCAACAACAGTTCCACACTAACCCACGGTTAGTTGAGGAGTCCAGCCAGATCCATAAAGTCTAACGGCTTGCCTCGCAGCTGTGAACGCGGTGCACAGTGGAGGGAACGGAGTTCACACCCGGATGCTGCAGGGAGGCCGAAGTATCGCCCGCTGCACCGTATCTAGATATCTAGCAAGTAAAGACTGTCCAGTCTCGAGCAAATGAAACAGTTAAGGCGAGGCGTCTTGGGAATGAAAATGTGATATACTGAAAGGGCCGGTCAGGGTGACATACTACATAGTTCTGTATAATACATGTTGGGCCGGCGACGGGAGTTGAACGGAGAGAGCATGCCAGTCGAAGCGGGCGAGATCCCCCAGGTGTTCCTTTCCTATGCTGCCCAGGATCGAGCGTTCGCGCAACGTCTCTCGCACGATCTGCGTTCCATCGGTTTCTCCGTCTGGCGCGACGAGGACGCCATCGAATCCGGAGCGGAATGGACCTCCTCCGTCCTCGATGCTCTGCTCCGTGCGTGTGCGCTGATCCTCGTTGGTACCCGCGCAGCGGCCGACTCAGCGTTTGTGCGGAAGGACGTGCTCACGTTCGTACAACAGAAGCGGGGGCCCGTGATACCGCTGCTGCTTGAGGACGTCGAACCAACGCGCTCGCTGCAGGTTGCAGTAGCTCCATTTCCAACTGTTGATTTCCGCTCGTCCTACGACAGCGGACTGCAGGCGCTGATTCAGGCCCTGCCGACGGTCGCACGACAAGGTACCGGAGGAGCATGGCCTGGTGGAGCCTCGAGGCCAGCCACAAGAGGATATGCATTCATCAGCTACGCAGAAGAGGATCTTGATTTCGTGGTCGGCCTAACCGGTTTCATGGGCAACCGAGGCTACGCCTACTGGGATTACGAAAAGAGCGACCGCAACTACCACACTCAGTTGTATCTTGAGATCGAGGAGGCTATCACGCGTGCGCGGGCGGCCCTCTGTGTCCTGTCGCCTGCGTGGAGGGGTTCACTCTGGACGGTCAAGGAGTACCTGTACGCAGAGGAGGTCGGTACCCCAACATTCCTGCTCAGAGCCAAGGCGATTCCGCCAACCCTTGTGATTGCCGGTGCGCACTATATTGATTTCGTTTCGGACGCATCCAAGGGCTATGCCCGACTAGAGCGAGAGCTAGGGCGGAAGGGGCTGTAAGAGGCTCAGAGTGACATTCCCCTAGATTCTGGTCCAGTTCTGGAGGTAGTTTCTGGGCCAGGGAGGTACTTGGTATGGCTCGGAGACGGTAGCAGATCGTAGCGATTCTTGGAGAGGCCGAGCGCTGGCCCTCTTGCTTTGCTGGTTGCGGCAGCCCGCCACAATCGATTCTGCCACTGAAAAAGGCCACCTACGTGTGCACTTTGCGAGCTATCTCACTTCGGGGGTACATCCGACTAGGGTCCCCTGAATTCACGCAGCAAACCGCGCCTTTTCCCGTCGTTTTCTGCCCTGCTTTCCCGCTGAAAGAATCTTCGCCTGAGCCTCACAATTAGCTTGCTATCTCTTGCCACCAGAGGGTTCATGTACTTGGCGGTCGACGTAATCGCTTGACTGAAAAGCTGTTAGAAGGGAGGTGAGAAGCATGGCAAAGAAGGCGAAGAAAGGCAACGGCAAGGCCAAAGTGGCGGCGAAACCTGAGCCAAAGCCCAAGACAAAACCCAAAGGCGAGGCTCCCGATCTCGACGCCCTGCGCAAGCCGGTACTCGATGCCAACGCTGGCCTGACGAAGGCTGAAACCGAGGCGAAGGCGCTCTTGGACAAGGCACAAGTCCTCGTTGCAACGGCTAGAAGTCAGTACCGCGAGGCAGCAGCGCTCTACCGGCAAGCCTGCAGCAAGGCCGGGGTAGAGTGCGAGTTTGAAGGCGGACGCTCTGAGAACGTGAGCCCGAAGGTAAGCTTCATCGTCGAGAAGGCGGACAAGGGCATCCGCGTGATGGTGAAGGGCAAGCCGGAGAGCGAGGAGCTGATCCCGCTGGCAGCGCTCAAGCCGAGCATCGGCAAAGCGGCCTACGCCTACACCGACAAGCACGTAGGGCCGCGAGAGCGAGTCGGAAATAAGGGAGGCACGCTCGGCAACAGGCTGAGAGCTGTGATGGTGGGGAAGAAATAGCATCAAGCTGAGTGAGGACCGTCTGTGATAGGCGGCCTTGCTCTTTCCTGTTCTGTGCGCATTCAGGGATTGACAGGCAAGCGAGTCACAGCTATGCTCGTTGCGGCGGATCATGCATAGAGTTTTGTTACGTGGAAAAGCAAGCGTTCTGAAGGTACTCATCCAGAAACGGCGTGAGCCGTAGTTAGCCCTACGCCACAGGGATAATTGACAATGGCGATTCAACTGGTGAGCTACAAGGCATCCTTTGACCTCCTAAGGAAGGAACTCGAACAACTCACGAAATTCATCGAGCCCGTCGATGCCAACGTACAGGCGTTCTCCCATCGAACATACGGGCTTCTCTTAAGAATCTGCACCGACTTCGAGAGTCTGGCCA
Proteins encoded:
- a CDS encoding TAXI family TRAP transporter solute-binding subunit, with translation MSRSRLAVNCLVAFLFLVIGSSPVFSQNQLVLATGGKEGTYFALGEGIKRVLEREIPNLDVVVVQTEGSVQNAELMTAGAAQLALMQNDVAYNFYKGERIFKFPSDKVKGLAALYTEIIQIVCRKELGITRLSDLRGKTIAVGPRGSGTEFNAAAILDAVGIRYEDIEERFISFEEAKYSILAGTIDAAFITAGIPTAAVRDMAHSIVFIPIDIGTIDKIRRAYPYFVSASIPATSYPSQNKEIPSVGVRALLVASANLKPRLAKQITAAIFKRVDMLAEAHPVASEVKLRDARWGMPIPLHRGAQDYYEGQGLAERDFSVYLRPFFLPLLVCLVVVIVLIKYRQDLRTILTRRVFIRLLLVFIIMYVLATIGIHLFEREVNQSFRTLYESFWSTMVFVLSGLDLGIPVTKWGRLFSALILISSMGIFGMIVAQVGSILARKGEVKMSGNISGHIVICNWNEKGERVVHELHSTDGKSEIPIIVITKNRPSNEQDDLRTNYPEEYSNVEFRESDPSLEQVLEAANAHRAKSVIILADEKSSDPDAASALIALSVKHLWGERVPKERRSDAKGQLDVMDKQEDSQESEEKSKSRKPHIVAEAVNHRRMESLKNAGVDEVICASDFGIGILAQCALYRKLSECYQQLLCYSDETCELYLVDDPNVSNSLDGKTFQEAAHHFIENRNPDNPTILIGFRRGDKIVLNPRESGTEKEYLRFRREDCPIFLSYRCPKPDDMHLGIGSRS
- a CDS encoding IS110 family transposase, translating into MSESKYIWVGLDVHMDSITAAVLEDDSNDTQVVKMSGDLMKVRRLFRRLSEKAPVRACYEASCAGYVLHRVLKRDGFHCDIIAPSLIPRKLGDHRKTDRLDAVMLAKLYRNGHLTPIHVPAEDHEAVRQLIRLRYSYQEQCKSTKRRICSILLAQGLIYRDGKSLWTKKHKLWLTELRHRLEGPLKTALTAELEHFEYLEMQRNALDRDIDMFSQQPPYNKYVNALCCLRGVKILTAMTLLSEIDDIHRFRSPRALMAYFGLVPSEHSSGDRERKGPITKAGNGYARRILIEAAWNNRHNAGADLILNRRRQGQSPEIVAIALKAQHRLSRRFYYLSHKKHLHVAITAVARELCGFVWAIMKAAPQTN
- a CDS encoding toll/interleukin-1 receptor domain-containing protein, with amino-acid sequence MPVEAGEIPQVFLSYAAQDRAFAQRLSHDLRSIGFSVWRDEDAIESGAEWTSSVLDALLRACALILVGTRAAADSAFVRKDVLTFVQQKRGPVIPLLLEDVEPTRSLQVAVAPFPTVDFRSSYDSGLQALIQALPTVARQGTGGAWPGGASRPATRGYAFISYAEEDLDFVVGLTGFMGNRGYAYWDYEKSDRNYHTQLYLEIEEAITRARAALCVLSPAWRGSLWTVKEYLYAEEVGTPTFLLRAKAIPPTLVIAGAHYIDFVSDASKGYARLERELGRKGL